GCGACGCCGGCGCAGATCGGCGGCCTGCTGGTGGCGCTGCGCATGAAGGGCGAGACGGTGATTGAAATCGCCGCCGCCGCGCAGGTCATGCGCGAGTTCGCCTTGCCGGTCGAGGTGGCGCCGCAGCACCTGGTCGATACCTGCGGCACCGGTGGCGACGGTGCTGGCCTGTTCAATGTGTCGACCGCCGCCGGCTTCGTGGTGGCGGCGGCCGGCGGGCGGGTGGCCAAGCACGGCAATCGCTCGGTATCGAGTTCCAGCGGCAGCGCCGATGTGCTGGAGGCGCTGGGCGTGCGTATCGATCTGTCGCCGCCGGCCATCGCCCGCTGCATCGACGAGGTCGGCTTTGGCTTCATGTTCGCGCCGGCTCATCACGGCGCCACGCGCCATGCGCTGGGACCACGGCGCGAGATCGCCATCCGCACCTTGTTCAACCTGCTCGGGCCCCTGACCAATCCGGCCCGACCGCTGGGCCAGGTGGTGGGTGTGTACGACGCCGCGCTGGTCGAGCCGATCGCGCAGGTGCTGGCACGCCTGGGCAGCCGCCACGTGCTGGTGGTGCATGCCGACGATGGCCTGGACGAGATCAGCCTGGGCGCCGCCACGCAGGTGGCGGAACTGCGGGACGGCGCCGTGCGCAGCTACCGCATCGAGCCGGAGCAATTCGGCTTTGCGCGGGTGGCCAGCGAGCGCCTGGCGGTAGCCGACGTGACCGCCAGCGTGGCTCTGCTGCGGGAAGCCCTGGCCGGCACGCCGGGGCCGGCGCGCGACATCGTGGCCCTGAACGCCGGCGCGGCGCTGTATGTGGCGGGTCTGGCCGCCACGCTTGCGGGCGGCGTGCAGCGAGCCGGCGAGGTGCTGGAAAGCGGCGCCGCGCTGCATCGGGTGGGTGCCCTGGCGGCCCTGTCGCAGCGTCTGGAGGCGGCATGAACACGCCGGATGTGCTGAAGAAAATCCTCGCCGCCAAGGCCGACGAGGTGGCCGCTGCGCGCCGCGTAAAGCCTTTGCCGGAACTGCGGCGCGAGGCCGAGGCCATGCCCCCGGCACGCGGCTTTGCCGCGGCGCTTGCCACGCGGGTCGGCGCCGGTCAGGTGGCGGTGATTGCCGAAATCAAGCGCGCTTCGCCCAGCAAGGGCCTGCTGCGGGCCGAGTTCGACCCGCCCGCCTTGGCCCGCAGTTACCTGGCCGGCGGCGCCGCGTGTCTGTCGGTGCTCACCGACGCGCCGTTCTTCCAGGGCAGCCTGAACGATCTGCGCGCCGTGCGCGCGGCGGTGGCCCTGCCGCTGCTGCGCAAGGATTTTTTGCTCGACGCGTACCAGATATACGAGGCGCGCGCGGCCGGCGCCGATTGCATCCTGCTGATCGTGGCGGCGCTCGACGACGCGCGACTGCGCGATTTCGCGGCGCTGGCGCACGAGCTCGGGCTCGACATGCTGGTCGAGGTGCACGACGAGGCGGAGCTGGATCGCGCCGCCCGGCTGGAGCCGACGCTGCTTGGCGTCAACAACCGCAACCTGCACACCTTCGAGACCACGCTGGATACCACCGTGCGTCTGGCGCGTCGGGCGCCGGCCGGCTGCCTGCTGGTGGCGGAAAGCGGCATTCACAGCCGTGACGATGTGGCATTGATCCGCGCCGCGGA
This Immundisolibacter cernigliae DNA region includes the following protein-coding sequences:
- the trpD gene encoding anthranilate phosphoribosyltransferase — protein: MNVQAALARVVAGADLDLAQMTAAMRSIMNGEATPAQIGGLLVALRMKGETVIEIAAAAQVMREFALPVEVAPQHLVDTCGTGGDGAGLFNVSTAAGFVVAAAGGRVAKHGNRSVSSSSGSADVLEALGVRIDLSPPAIARCIDEVGFGFMFAPAHHGATRHALGPRREIAIRTLFNLLGPLTNPARPLGQVVGVYDAALVEPIAQVLARLGSRHVLVVHADDGLDEISLGAATQVAELRDGAVRSYRIEPEQFGFARVASERLAVADVTASVALLREALAGTPGPARDIVALNAGAALYVAGLAATLAGGVQRAGEVLESGAALHRVGALAALSQRLEAA
- the trpC gene encoding indole-3-glycerol phosphate synthase TrpC, encoding MNTPDVLKKILAAKADEVAAARRVKPLPELRREAEAMPPARGFAAALATRVGAGQVAVIAEIKRASPSKGLLRAEFDPPALARSYLAGGAACLSVLTDAPFFQGSLNDLRAVRAAVALPLLRKDFLLDAYQIYEARAAGADCILLIVAALDDARLRDFAALAHELGLDMLVEVHDEAELDRAARLEPTLLGVNNRNLHTFETTLDTTVRLARRAPAGCLLVAESGIHSRDDVALIRAADVHAFLVGEAFMRAPDPGARLRELFHTEG